One window of the bacterium genome contains the following:
- a CDS encoding DegT/DnrJ/EryC1/StrS family aminotransferase, translated as MVEAEFGAALDSTHAFLTSSGKAALITALRALSRIAPERRQVVVPAYTCFSLPAAVARAGMIAVPVDVDPSTLDLDQEALRRAVSPATLCVIQVHLFGRPADTAAIGEVCREQEVFHIEDAAQALGTTHDGKMLGTRGDIGIFSFGRGKTVTCGAGGAVVTQSGRVGALLRDEVVHLRAPAWHHETAALVSVGLMALFIRPALYWFPASLPFLGLGETVYDTEFPIARLSGMRAGLLGRWRRNLERGNAARQENVAWYSQRVRCAVASGDDAPLLRFPVLLATAGQKDRALDASRRMGLGISGMYPAAIDELSQVRAALGRRVECAQARDIARRLVTLPTHQHVRPKDRERIVGALCS; from the coding sequence GTGGTCGAGGCGGAATTTGGGGCGGCTCTAGATTCGACGCACGCGTTCTTGACTTCGTCGGGCAAGGCGGCCCTGATCACTGCCCTGCGAGCGCTGTCACGAATCGCGCCGGAACGCCGCCAGGTCGTCGTCCCCGCCTACACATGTTTCTCCCTCCCCGCGGCAGTCGCCAGAGCGGGGATGATCGCCGTGCCGGTCGACGTCGATCCCTCAACGCTGGACCTGGACCAAGAGGCTCTCAGGCGCGCAGTCAGCCCTGCGACGCTCTGCGTCATCCAAGTCCATCTCTTCGGGAGACCGGCGGACACTGCGGCGATAGGGGAGGTGTGCAGGGAACAGGAAGTCTTCCACATCGAGGACGCTGCGCAGGCGCTCGGCACTACGCATGATGGGAAGATGCTCGGGACGAGGGGCGACATCGGGATCTTCAGTTTCGGGCGAGGGAAGACGGTCACGTGCGGTGCCGGGGGGGCGGTGGTTACGCAGTCGGGGCGCGTCGGCGCGCTCCTTCGCGACGAGGTTGTACATCTCAGAGCCCCGGCATGGCACCACGAGACCGCAGCGCTTGTCTCCGTCGGCCTGATGGCGCTCTTCATCCGGCCGGCGCTCTACTGGTTTCCAGCAAGCCTGCCGTTCCTCGGGCTGGGTGAGACGGTATACGACACCGAGTTTCCAATCGCCAGGCTCTCGGGAATGCGTGCCGGTCTTCTGGGGCGCTGGCGGCGGAACCTCGAGCGGGGGAACGCTGCGCGGCAGGAGAACGTGGCGTGGTACTCCCAGCGGGTTCGCTGCGCCGTAGCCAGCGGCGACGACGCACCGCTGCTGCGATTTCCCGTGCTCCTCGCGACCGCGGGGCAGAAGGATCGTGCCCTGGATGCGTCTCGGAGGATGGGGCTGGGAATCAGCGGGATGTACCCCGCGGCGATTGACGAATTGTCGCAGGTGCGGGCCGCGCTGGGCCGGCGTGTCGAATGCGCGCAGGCGCGGGATATTGCACGTCGACTCGTGACGCTGCCGACGCATCAGCATGTCCGGCCGAAGGACCGCGAGCGCATCGTGGGGGCGCTGTGCTCCTGA
- a CDS encoding alpha/beta hydrolase: MTTTKATEEPVFIPHKGTQLFAVLHAPEPAKRRDVGIVFCDPFAEEKLWAQRLLVNFARTLAREGFWVLRFDCRGHGDSGGEFEESTVGTRLSDIARATAFLKERMGRGAVGVFGLRFGGTLAALAAGAGRGIAFAVLWQPVMRGEAYFQECLRSNLATQMAIYKKIVRTREDLVRRLGEGKPVNVDGYLVSPDFHREASAIDLQQEAAKLRIPLLLVQVSKAEGANPEKGYADFINTLHGNGVPAACVVVRGEPFWKETRWYIQAVEPLFAETLRWVKTAAQEGEGRGGAPDILP; encoded by the coding sequence GTGACGACAACGAAAGCGACTGAGGAGCCCGTCTTCATCCCCCACAAGGGCACGCAGCTCTTCGCGGTGCTCCACGCGCCGGAGCCGGCGAAGCGGCGGGACGTCGGCATCGTCTTCTGCGATCCGTTTGCCGAGGAGAAACTGTGGGCGCAGCGGCTGCTCGTCAACTTCGCGCGGACGCTTGCCCGGGAAGGTTTCTGGGTCCTGCGGTTCGACTGTCGCGGGCACGGCGACAGCGGCGGGGAGTTCGAGGAATCCACCGTCGGGACCAGGCTGTCTGACATCGCCAGAGCGACGGCATTCCTGAAGGAGCGCATGGGCCGTGGCGCGGTCGGCGTGTTCGGGCTGCGCTTCGGCGGCACGCTGGCTGCCCTCGCGGCCGGCGCGGGGCGCGGCATCGCGTTCGCGGTGCTCTGGCAGCCGGTCATGAGGGGCGAGGCGTACTTCCAGGAGTGCCTGAGATCCAATCTCGCGACGCAGATGGCGATCTACAAGAAGATCGTCCGGACCCGGGAAGACCTGGTCCGGCGACTCGGCGAAGGCAAGCCGGTCAACGTCGATGGATACCTCGTGTCGCCGGACTTCCATCGCGAGGCGTCCGCAATCGATCTGCAGCAGGAAGCGGCGAAGCTCAGGATTCCGTTGCTCCTCGTGCAGGTGTCCAAGGCGGAGGGCGCCAATCCCGAGAAGGGATACGCGGACTTCATCAACACGCTGCACGGCAACGGCGTTCCGGCGGCGTGTGTCGTCGTCCGCGGCGAACCGTTCTGGAAGGAAACGCGCTGGTACATCCAGGCCGTGGAGCCGCTGTTTGCGGAAACGTTGCGCTGGGTGAAGACGGCGGCGCAAGAAGGGGAGGGTCGCGGTGGAGCGCCCGATATCCTTCCTTAA
- a CDS encoding alpha/beta fold hydrolase, translating to MERPISFLNRDGQRLFGILHAPDAPLAHAKVAVNLLNAGLKGRVAPNRISVRIARALCARGFPVLRFDAHGVGDSEGELTGVNELNMDVWGMIQRGALVADTLAANDVLARETGKDRIVVFGQCGGAVTAALAAAADGRVRAAVLVDLPVRLVSSSIDMTDLWMDIHPPGEMVKEYLRKAADPRAWMKLLRLQSNFTGLRKVVFRGLGAGRRKGLRGGAAGHPVSDRFLWSLKDACDSFLARKGLLSFVFAENDFSVKEFRQDLLPFLDGGGRGLPRGVSLHVIKDANHIYTEEAWQAELFGRINAFFDAPGIGQ from the coding sequence GTGGAGCGCCCGATATCCTTCCTTAACAGGGACGGCCAGAGGCTGTTCGGGATCCTGCATGCCCCGGACGCGCCTTTGGCGCACGCCAAGGTGGCGGTGAACCTGCTCAATGCCGGCCTCAAGGGGAGGGTTGCGCCCAACCGGATCAGTGTCAGGATCGCCCGGGCACTCTGTGCACGGGGCTTTCCGGTCCTGCGGTTCGACGCCCACGGCGTCGGGGACAGCGAGGGAGAGCTGACCGGCGTGAACGAGCTGAACATGGACGTCTGGGGGATGATCCAGCGGGGCGCCCTCGTCGCCGACACGCTCGCTGCAAACGACGTGCTTGCGAGAGAGACGGGGAAAGACCGGATTGTCGTCTTCGGGCAGTGCGGCGGAGCCGTCACGGCCGCCCTGGCGGCGGCGGCCGACGGGCGAGTCCGCGCCGCCGTGCTCGTGGACCTTCCCGTCCGTCTCGTGTCGTCGAGCATCGACATGACCGATCTCTGGATGGACATCCATCCGCCGGGAGAGATGGTGAAGGAGTACCTCCGGAAGGCGGCGGACCCGCGCGCGTGGATGAAGTTGCTGCGGCTGCAGTCGAACTTCACCGGACTGCGGAAGGTGGTCTTCCGCGGTTTGGGTGCCGGGAGAAGAAAGGGCCTTCGGGGGGGTGCCGCGGGCCACCCGGTTTCCGACCGGTTCCTGTGGTCGCTGAAGGACGCCTGCGATTCCTTTCTCGCCCGCAAGGGGCTTCTCTCGTTCGTCTTTGCCGAGAACGACTTCTCGGTCAAGGAGTTCAGACAGGATCTCCTGCCGTTCCTGGACGGCGGGGGCAGGGGGCTGCCTCGCGGCGTGAGCCTGCACGTGATCAAGGACGCGAACCACATCTACACCGAAGAGGCCTGGCAGGCCGAGCTGTTCGGCCGGATCAACGCCTTCTTCGACGCGCCGGGAATCGGACAGTGA
- a CDS encoding glycosyltransferase translates to MPLSVLQVFSGDLWAGAEVMVFHLIDRLAADPNARVTALAQNEGVLAAKLRERGIQVVVVPEASTSFVGAVRKAFSAIRSQHFDVVHTHRYKENLLGFCLSKLLHVKVLVATMHGMPESPIAQRGRPRGLGVTAKGNHLLLRHAFSKVVVVSDDMRKVLVDRHGFASTDLEVIHNGITVPAAVESAEKREAGPLRIGTVGRFVPVKDYALFLEVAAAIAREAPDVRFSLLGDGPLKEDLRRKAENLGIGELVEFREPVPDPMSYYGSLDLYLSTSVHEGIPLSILEAMACGRPVVAPRVGGIPEIVSSDAEGCLVDSRRPEDFARVCLQLLGDRRRSIAMGRAARERVQSAFSDRAMADAYRDLYRGLLTGEVR, encoded by the coding sequence GTGCCGCTCTCGGTCCTTCAAGTATTTTCTGGTGATCTATGGGCCGGCGCCGAGGTGATGGTGTTCCACCTCATCGACCGCCTGGCGGCAGACCCCAATGCGCGCGTCACGGCCCTCGCCCAAAACGAAGGCGTTCTCGCGGCGAAGCTCAGAGAACGTGGCATTCAGGTGGTCGTTGTTCCGGAAGCCTCCACGTCTTTCGTGGGGGCTGTGCGGAAGGCCTTTTCGGCAATCCGTTCCCAACATTTCGATGTGGTGCACACGCATCGCTACAAAGAGAACCTCCTGGGCTTCTGTCTGAGCAAGTTGCTTCACGTCAAAGTCCTCGTCGCCACCATGCACGGGATGCCCGAGTCCCCGATTGCGCAGCGCGGACGCCCCCGGGGTCTCGGGGTGACCGCGAAAGGAAACCATCTGCTCCTGCGCCATGCCTTCAGCAAGGTCGTCGTGGTCTCCGACGATATGCGCAAGGTTCTTGTCGATCGCCACGGTTTCGCCTCGACGGATCTCGAGGTGATCCACAATGGCATCACCGTTCCCGCTGCAGTCGAGTCGGCTGAGAAGCGCGAGGCCGGACCGCTCCGGATCGGTACTGTCGGACGGTTTGTCCCGGTCAAGGACTACGCGCTGTTTCTCGAAGTTGCGGCGGCGATCGCGCGCGAGGCGCCCGATGTCCGCTTTTCGCTGCTCGGCGATGGACCGCTCAAGGAGGATCTGCGGCGCAAAGCCGAGAATCTCGGCATCGGCGAACTCGTCGAGTTCCGGGAGCCGGTCCCTGATCCAATGTCGTATTACGGATCGCTGGACCTCTATCTGAGCACGTCGGTTCACGAGGGCATACCGCTCAGCATCCTGGAGGCGATGGCGTGCGGAAGGCCCGTGGTGGCGCCGAGAGTCGGCGGTATCCCCGAAATTGTATCGAGCGATGCGGAGGGCTGCCTCGTGGACTCGCGGCGACCGGAAGACTTCGCCCGCGTGTGTCTGCAGCTCCTGGGCGACCGGCGACGAAGTATCGCAATGGGCCGCGCGGCGCGCGAGCGCGTACAATCTGCGTTCAGCGACAGGGCGATGGCCGATGCGTATCGGGATCTGTATCGCGGTCTGTTGACGGGGGAGGTGCGATGA
- a CDS encoding glycosyltransferase family 2 protein yields the protein MLLTIAFWSAAAFVLYAYAGYPLALWLIGLCRTRSERREFQSEAFCPTVTFVIAAHNEERRLPEKLQNTLTLEYPRSRLQVIVASDCSTDATDEIARSYSSDGVTLVRATERKGKENAQRLAVEAATGEVIVFSDVATILQPDGVQRIVRGFADPTVGCVSSVDRFIEADGKVSGEGAYVRYEMLLRRLETRANTLVGLSGSFFAARRAVCTPWATDLPSDFNTVLNSVRHGLRGISDPESVGYYRNIADEKKEYSRKVRTVLRGISTLMRSLSLLNPWTYGLFSWQLFSHKLCRWLVPFALLLALVSNSVLAAKNPLYLATLSVQAVFYAAGVVGIAAPMVARAALVKIPAFFLIVNMSIVSAWWRYAKGERRTLWTPSQR from the coding sequence GTGCTCCTGACGATCGCGTTCTGGTCTGCTGCAGCCTTTGTCCTGTACGCCTACGCGGGGTATCCGTTGGCGTTGTGGCTCATCGGGTTGTGCCGGACGCGGTCCGAGCGGCGAGAGTTCCAGTCCGAGGCGTTCTGCCCGACGGTGACGTTCGTCATCGCGGCACACAACGAGGAGCGGCGTCTCCCGGAGAAGCTGCAAAACACGCTGACTTTGGAGTACCCGCGCTCACGCTTGCAGGTGATCGTGGCCTCGGACTGCTCCACGGACGCCACCGACGAGATCGCGAGATCCTACTCCTCGGACGGCGTCACGCTTGTCCGGGCGACAGAGCGCAAGGGGAAGGAAAATGCGCAACGGCTGGCGGTCGAGGCGGCAACAGGTGAGGTGATCGTGTTCTCCGATGTGGCTACGATACTGCAGCCGGACGGTGTCCAGCGGATTGTTCGGGGGTTCGCTGACCCAACGGTCGGCTGTGTCAGCAGCGTGGACCGGTTCATCGAGGCCGACGGCAAAGTCAGCGGCGAGGGTGCCTATGTGCGGTACGAGATGCTCCTGCGCCGGCTCGAAACCCGCGCCAATACCCTTGTCGGCCTGAGCGGATCGTTCTTTGCGGCTCGGCGGGCTGTTTGCACGCCGTGGGCCACGGACCTGCCGAGTGACTTCAATACGGTGCTCAATTCCGTTCGCCATGGTCTGAGAGGAATTTCCGACCCGGAGAGCGTGGGGTACTACCGAAACATCGCGGATGAGAAGAAGGAGTACAGTCGAAAGGTGAGGACCGTTCTGAGGGGCATCTCGACGCTCATGAGAAGCCTCTCTCTCCTCAACCCGTGGACGTATGGGCTTTTCTCGTGGCAGCTCTTCAGCCACAAGCTGTGCCGATGGCTGGTGCCGTTCGCGTTGCTGCTGGCACTCGTGTCAAACTCAGTTCTCGCGGCAAAGAATCCTCTGTATCTTGCGACATTGAGCGTTCAGGCGGTGTTCTACGCGGCGGGAGTGGTCGGAATTGCCGCGCCAATGGTGGCACGCGCAGCCCTCGTCAAGATTCCGGCCTTCTTTCTCATCGTCAACATGTCGATCGTGTCCGCCTGGTGGCGATACGCGAAAGGCGAACGTCGTACTCTCTGGACTCCGTCCCAGCGTTGA
- a CDS encoding polysaccharide deacetylase family protein has translation MKLLLRRGVAGLLHASGAPLKRLRGKVCILAYHRVLKDGQLRPRALQPGMYVLEESFDRQMRFLSKHCDVISFPDLLGLWGERRWDGNGRYCVITFDDGWVDNYLNALPILADHRLPATVFLTTSLIGTNRWFWPQRLGRLREHCLAQGVKTQSGGGRESIEDRVLSEMSILLNYQGAGDAEMLDRAVESLKDCPERVIEQVLGELEERAGMAGTDERALLNWDEVREMSEKGMSFGSHGSSHRIFTRLTVQEMENELVESWESLQSPGVAAVPVLAYPNGDWNQKVEDMAAEAGYRAAVTTRFGLEGSAPKDLFALRRVCIHDDITSTVPTFAMRISGLLCKQTAEP, from the coding sequence GTGAAGCTGCTTCTGCGTAGAGGAGTGGCGGGGCTTCTCCACGCGTCCGGGGCGCCGCTCAAGAGACTGCGCGGGAAGGTGTGCATTCTGGCCTACCATCGTGTGCTGAAGGACGGCCAGCTTCGGCCGCGTGCACTGCAGCCGGGCATGTACGTTCTGGAGGAAAGCTTTGACCGGCAGATGCGGTTCCTCTCCAAACACTGTGACGTGATCTCGTTTCCAGACCTGCTTGGACTCTGGGGGGAGCGCAGGTGGGATGGCAATGGACGGTACTGCGTGATCACGTTCGACGACGGTTGGGTCGACAACTATCTCAACGCCTTGCCGATACTTGCAGACCATCGGTTGCCGGCAACCGTCTTCCTGACCACCTCGCTGATCGGCACCAACCGCTGGTTCTGGCCGCAAAGACTCGGGCGGCTGCGCGAGCATTGTCTGGCCCAGGGTGTGAAGACTCAGTCGGGCGGTGGCCGAGAATCGATCGAGGACAGGGTCCTGTCGGAGATGAGCATCCTGCTCAACTACCAAGGCGCCGGCGACGCGGAGATGCTGGATCGTGCAGTGGAGAGCCTGAAGGATTGTCCCGAGCGCGTAATCGAGCAGGTACTCGGAGAGCTTGAGGAAAGAGCCGGAATGGCGGGAACTGACGAAAGGGCACTGCTGAATTGGGATGAAGTCCGCGAAATGTCCGAGAAGGGAATGAGCTTCGGCTCCCACGGCAGTTCGCACCGAATATTCACGCGACTCACCGTGCAGGAGATGGAGAATGAACTGGTCGAGTCATGGGAAAGCCTCCAGAGCCCTGGAGTCGCAGCGGTGCCCGTCCTCGCGTATCCCAATGGCGACTGGAATCAGAAAGTTGAGGACATGGCAGCCGAAGCCGGATATCGGGCGGCCGTCACTACGAGATTCGGACTTGAAGGATCAGCACCGAAGGACCTCTTCGCCCTGCGAAGGGTGTGTATTCACGACGACATAACTTCCACCGTCCCGACGTTCGCGATGCGGATCTCCGGTTTGCTCTGCAAGCAGACCGCCGAGCCATAG